In the Anaerobaca lacustris genome, GGGGCGTTGCCGAAGCTGATGCGGCCGTTTCGCTTCCACCTCGGCGGGCACGTGGGCACCGGAAGACAGTGGTTCTCCTGGATCAGCCTTGAGGACCAGGTCCGAGCGATTCGATTCCTCATCGAGAACCCCGGTGCGCGGGGTGTCTTCAACCTGACGGCGCCCGAGCCGGTGACGATGAAGGCGTTTTGTCGAGCGTTGGGCGAGGTGATGGGACGGTCCTCCTGGACGGCTGTCCCGGGCTTCGTGTTGCGCCTGGCCCTGGGGCAAATGGCCGACGAGGTGCTCCTGGCAGGCCAGAAGGTCGTGCCTGAACGTCTGGGGCAAATGGGTTTCGAGTTCAAACATAGGGACGTCGGCAGCGCGCTGACAGAGATCATTCGAGGAGAGAAGCATGGATCTGCGTGATTACTTCGAGAGTACGGAGGGTATCGGCGTGCTGGGCACTGCCGATGCCGAGGGGAAGGTCGATCTGGCGATATACGCCCGGCCGCACGTCGTAGACGATGAGTCGGTGGCCCTGATTATGAGCGACCGGACCAGCCACGACAACATCGCGGCCAACCCCCATGCGGCGTATCTGTTCGTCGAGGCCGGCAAGGGATACAAGGGCAAACGGCTCTATCTGACCCGGACCCACGAGGAGACGGACCCGGAGCGAATCGAGGCCGTTCGCCGTCGCAGCCGCAAAGGCCACGATCGCGGCGACGCCCCCAAGTTCCTGGTCCACTTCAAGGTGGATAATGTCCGGTCTCTTGTAGGGGATTGATCGCAGGGGTGGCCGGCTGTTGCGACAGGCCTCATACCCCGCCGCCGGACTGTCGTGCCAAAACGGGATGCGAGGGGCCACCAAGGGCGCACGCTGGTGGTGTTGCCCGACAAGATTTTCCGCTGCGATCTTGTGACGGGGTAACCACCTTTGCAGCAAGAACTTGCGACAGATGATGTGAACAGCCTCCCACAAAGTCGCCCGGCGGCGCTTGACATGTGGCCAACGGAGGGATATATTCATGGCCTTTAGTTTGTGAATGTGAACACAAGCACTAACTCGTCGTGGCGTCCGAATGAGGTATCACAAAATCCCTGACGAGACCGTTCGTCGGTTGCCGATCTACCTGCGTGGACTGATGTTCTCGGCCGAGAAGGGCAACGAGCACATCTCCAGCCAGTCTCTGGCCGCCTTTGTGGGCGTTCATTCGCATCAGATTCGCAAGGATTTTTCGTATTTCGGCGATTTCGGGACCCCTGGAGTGGGCTACAACATCGGCAAGCTGGCGCGAGAGATTCAGAGGATCTTGCGTCTGGACGTCATCCGGCGGGCGGCGTTGATCGGGGTGGGCGATCTGGGTTCGGCCCTGCTGGCCTATCCGGGGTTTCGGACGTATGGACTGGACATCGTCGCGGCCTTCGATGCCGATCCGGAGAAGATTGGCCACACGATCAACGGCGTCGAGGTCGAAGATGTCTCCGGCGTCGATTCGCTGGCGGAGCGAGAGATTTTCCTGGCGATCGTGGCCGTCCCGCGTCAGGTCGCGCAGGAGACCGTGGATCGGCTCGTCGGCGCCGGGATCAAGGGAATCCTCAATTTTGCCCCGTGCAGGGTCGAGGCCCCCAAACGAGTCAAAGTGATTACCCTGGATATTGCGATGGAGCTTGCCCGGTTGCCGTACTACATGCCGGCGAGTTGAATGGAGCAGCCCGGAGCACCGATCGTGTCGGATGAACGACGGCATTGTGTCGAACACTGTTGAAAACGGTTTTTTGAGGCTCGTGGAGCCGGGATTGTGCGATGAGTGTGAAGAAGATTTCGAAGGATGATTTTGCCGTATTTGTGGATGCGCTGATCGACAAGACCAGCGTCATCGGAGTCCAGGCCAAAGGCGATCGCTTTGACTTCGCCCCCCTGGAGTCGGCGAAGGACCTGCGGCTGGACTACGACGTGACACTGCAGCCCCCGAAGAAGTACTTCCTGCCTCCGACGGAAGTGCTGATGACGTTCGAGATCGGCGGCGCGTATCGCTCGGAATATGAGGACGAGCCGTTCGTTCTGCTGGGCATCCACCCCTACGACATGGTTGCGATCAATCAGATGGACGAGCTGTTCCAGCAGGACAACTACGACACGCACTACATGAAGCGCCGCAACAACGCGACGATCATCGCCTGCGACGTGGTCAAGCCGTCGGAGAACATCTTTGCCTCTTCGATGGGCACGGCCGTCGTGCGAGGTGGTTACGACGTCCTGCTGACCGACGTCGGCGGCGCCTACGTGGTCGAGTCGGGCACGCCCAAGGGGGAGAAGCTGCTGGCCGAGATGAAGGGGGCCGTTGCCGACGAGGCGGCCTTGAAGAGCCGCGATGCGGTCTGGTCGAAGAACGAGAAGGGGCTCAATCGCCACGAACTCAAGTGCGATGCCGCGTATCTGCCGAGGCTGCTGGGCAAGGCGTACGAGCACCCCGTCTGGGAAGAACGGGCCAAGACGTGCTTTGCCTGCGGGTCGTGCAATCAGGTCTGTCCGACATGCTACTGCTTCAACGTCCAGGACGACGTGAACTGGGACCTCCAGACGGGCAAACGGGAGCGGGCCTGGGACGGGTGTCTGCTCGACGGCTTTACCAAGGTGGCGGGCGAGCATGAGTTCCGGAACCAGCGATCGGATCGCTTCCGGCATCGTCTGTATCGAAAAGCCAAGTACGTTCCGGCCAAGATCGGCGGCCAGATCGCCTGTGTGGGCTGCGGCCGCTGCGTGGCGGCGTGTCTGCCGGACATCGCCAATCCGGTGAGCGTATACAATCGTCTGATCGATGACTTGGGGATCGGCTGAGAATTGATTATGGATTGTTGATTATTGGGCACGCAGGTAATCAATCATCAGTAATCAATCATCAATTGAAGGGGTTTGACGAATGTGTCAGTGTTGTACGGAAAAGAAAGACATCTATCTGCCGCAGTTGGCGACGGTCGTGAAGGCCGAGGCCATGAACGTGACCGAGAGGTACCTGCGGCTTTCGATGGATGACGGCCAGTTTGACTATATCCCCGGGCAGTTCGTGGAGGTTTCCGTCGCGGGCATCGGCGAGGCGCCGATCACGATTACCTCATCGCCGACCCAGAAGGACGGCTTCGAGCTGGTGATCCGCAAGATCGGCAACGTCACCAACGCCGTTCACAACCTCCAGCAAGGGGCCAAGATCGGGATTCGCGGACCGCTCGGCGACGGGACGTATCCTGTCGAGGAGGCCAAGGGCAAGAATCTGGTCTTCATCTGCGGCGGCATCGGCCTGGTCCCGCAGCGGGCCTTCATCAATTACGTGCTCGACAACCGCGACGACTACGGCGAAGTGACGATTCTCCAGGGGACCAAATGCTACGATCAACGGCTGTTCGTTGACGAAGTGGCCGCGTGGGAGAAACGCGACGACGTGACCATGCTGGAAACGATCGACGAGCCGGACGACTGCTGGAAGGGCAACGTCGGCGTCGTGACCAAGCTGATCCCCAAGGTCAAGACCGATCTCAAATCGGCGGTTGTGCTGGTCTGTGGCCCGCCCGTCATGTACAAGTTCGTTCTCATGTCCCTGGAAGAGTACGACGTGCCGCATAGCAACATCTTCCTGAACCTGGAACGCAAGATGAAGTGCGGCGTGGGCAAGTGCGGTCACTGCCAGATCAACGACGTCTACTGCTGCATGGACGGGCCCGTATTCCGATATTCCGATTTGGCAACGCTGCCGGAGGCCATCTAACTATGAGCAAACCGAAGATTGCGATATTCGATTTCGCCTGCTGCGAAGGCTGCCAGTTGCAGTTCGTCAACCTTGAAGAGGAGCTGCTGGACCTGATCGGCGTCGCCGACGTGGTGGAATGGCGAGAGGCGATGAGTGAGAAGAGCGATGAATACGACATCGCCATCATCGAGGGGTCGATCACCCGCCTGGAAGATGAGGAGCGGCTCAAGCTGATTCGCAGCCGGGCCAAGGTCCTCATTGCCCTGGGCGCCTGCGCCACCATCGGCGGAGTCAACAAGCTCAAGAACAACTTCGACGACTTGGACGAGGTCAAGAAGTGCGTGTACGGCAAAGACGCGAAGAAGCCGCACCTGGCGACGCAGCCGACGAAGGCGGTCGATGAGGTGGTCGATGTGGATTTCTACGTGCACGGCTGCCCGATCGACCGCAAGGAGTTCACCTACATCGTGCGCTGCCTGCTGCTGGGCAAGACGCCGGAGATTCCGGACTATCCGGTTTGCGTCGAGTGCAAAGCCAAGGGCAATCCATGCCTGTGGCAGTACGGCCAGGTCTGCCTGGGGCCGATCATTCGTGCCGGCTGCGGCGCCCGATGCCCGTCGAACGGCTTCCGCTGCTTCGGCTGTCGGGGCTATGCGAGCAATCCGAACGTCGATGCCGCCAAGGAAGTCATCGACAAGTTCGGCCTGACCGTGGATCACCTCAAGACCAAGATGGTTCTTTTTGGAAGCAGACAGGAGCCGACGATATATGGCTAAGACAGTGAACGTAAACGTCCATCATGTGACCCGCGTCGAAGGGCATGGCAATATCGTCGTCAATGCCACCGACGGCAAGGTCGAGAAGGTCGAATGGCAGGTCCCCGAGGCGCCGCGCTTCTTCGAGGCGATGGTGCGGGGCCGCAGTTATGAAGACATCCAGACGATCGTCAGCCGCATCTGCGGGATCTGTTCGATCACCCACTCGCTGGCCTCCACCAAGGCCGTCGAGAACGCGATGGGCATCAAGGTCTCCGAGCAGGCCGACAAGGTCCGCATCCTGATGCACTACTCCGAGCAGTTGCAGAGCCACGTCCTGCACGTCGGCTACCTGGTCGCGCCCGATCTGTTCGGGCTGCCGTCGGTCGTGCCGCTGGCCGCCAAGGCGCCGGATGCCGTGATGGCCGTGATTCGCCTGCATCGCCTGGCGAACGAATGGTCGGATCTGATCGCCGGTCGCACCACGCACCCGGTGACGCTCACGCCGGGCGGTTTGACGAAGTTCCCGACGGAGAAGGAGCTGCGCGAATTGCTGGAGCGGCTCAAGAACTGCGTGGCCGATTTGAAGGCGGTCGCGGAAGCGGTGCTCTCTGCGGCGAGCAACATCCCTGACTTCACACGCGAGACCGAATACGTCTCGCTCAAGCAGGACAATCCGCCGACGTACACGTTCTACCACGGCGACATCACGAGCACCGACTACGACGGTGCCGTTTCGATCCACGACTGGCAGAGCGTGGCCAACGAGTACATGAACGATCAATCGACGGCCAAGTGGACCAAGTGGCACCGCGAGTCCTATACGGTCGGCGCGCTGGCGCGGTTCAACAACAACGCTCCTCTGCTGTCACCGATGGCCAAGGATGTCGCCAAGATGTTCGGACTTGCCCAGGGCTGCTGCAATCCGTTCATGAACAGCGTCGCTCAGATCGTCGAAGCGGTACACGTGGTGGAGACCAGCATCGCGTTGATCGACGAGCTGCTGACGACGGGGCTCAAGCCGGAGACGGTGAAGGTCTCGCCGAAGGCCGGCAAGGCCAGCGGATGCGTCGAGGCCCCACGCGGCATTCTGTTCCACCAGTACGAATTCGACCGCAAGGGCAACTGCGTCGGCGCCGATATCTGCATTCCGACGAACCAGAACCACGCCGCCATCCAGCAGGACTTCGAGAAGTTCGTGCCGGAGATCCTGGATGAGGGTGAGGACGCGGTCCGTCTGAAACTCGAGATGCTGGTGCGTTCGTACGATCCGTGTATCTCGTGCTCGACGCACATGCTGAACGTGCAGTTCGTCAGGTAGCTCGAGGCGATGCGAAAGCCGACAGTGGTGCTCGGTCTCGGCAATCCTCTGATGGCCGACGAAGGGATTGGGATTGATCTGGTCGAGCGGCTTGCACAGGAGGCCGGGCGGTACCCGACGGTCGAATTCATCGACGCGGGCACCGGCGGCATGTCGGTGCTCCATCGAATCGAGGGGCGCAGCAAGGCCATCTTGATCGACTGTGCGTATATGGGTGAAGCGCCGGGGACGATCCGGCGTTTCACACCCGACGAGGTCCGCAGCACGAAGGTCCTTGCCCACCAGTCGCTCCACGAGGCGGACCTCTTGCGGGTCCTGACGCTGGCCGAGCAGTTGGGCCAGTCGCCGGGACAGGTTGTCATTTTTGGCATTCAGCCACAGGTTGTCGAGGTCCGGCAGGGCTTGAGCGGCGTTCTGTTCCGCAGGGTCGAACACTATCTTGCCGAGATCCGATCCGAACTTGAGAAAAGTGCAGGCTGACCTGCAATGGACGAAGGAGACGAAATGGGACAGGGCAGGATTCTGATTATCGACGACGATCCGGACATCACCGAAGCGATGACCGTGGTCCTCGAGAACAAGGGCTACGAGGTTCGCAGCGCCGCCGACGGCAGCGAAGGCATGGACCGGATCAAAGAGGGCCGGCCGGACCTGATCATCCTCGATGTGATGATGCGGACCCGCCAGGAGGGTTTTGAGTTCGCACGGGAACTCAAGGGCGC is a window encoding:
- a CDS encoding cytochrome B, yielding MSKPKIAIFDFACCEGCQLQFVNLEEELLDLIGVADVVEWREAMSEKSDEYDIAIIEGSITRLEDEERLKLIRSRAKVLIALGACATIGGVNKLKNNFDDLDEVKKCVYGKDAKKPHLATQPTKAVDEVVDVDFYVHGCPIDRKEFTYIVRCLLLGKTPEIPDYPVCVECKAKGNPCLWQYGQVCLGPIIRAGCGARCPSNGFRCFGCRGYASNPNVDAAKEVIDKFGLTVDHLKTKMVLFGSRQEPTIYG
- a CDS encoding 4Fe-4S dicluster domain-containing protein, which encodes MSVKKISKDDFAVFVDALIDKTSVIGVQAKGDRFDFAPLESAKDLRLDYDVTLQPPKKYFLPPTEVLMTFEIGGAYRSEYEDEPFVLLGIHPYDMVAINQMDELFQQDNYDTHYMKRRNNATIIACDVVKPSENIFASSMGTAVVRGGYDVLLTDVGGAYVVESGTPKGEKLLAEMKGAVADEAALKSRDAVWSKNEKGLNRHELKCDAAYLPRLLGKAYEHPVWEERAKTCFACGSCNQVCPTCYCFNVQDDVNWDLQTGKRERAWDGCLLDGFTKVAGEHEFRNQRSDRFRHRLYRKAKYVPAKIGGQIACVGCGRCVAACLPDIANPVSVYNRLIDDLGIG
- a CDS encoding hydrogenase maturation protease; this translates as MRKPTVVLGLGNPLMADEGIGIDLVERLAQEAGRYPTVEFIDAGTGGMSVLHRIEGRSKAILIDCAYMGEAPGTIRRFTPDEVRSTKVLAHQSLHEADLLRVLTLAEQLGQSPGQVVIFGIQPQVVEVRQGLSGVLFRRVEHYLAEIRSELEKSAG
- a CDS encoding FAD/NAD(P)-binding protein — translated: MCQCCTEKKDIYLPQLATVVKAEAMNVTERYLRLSMDDGQFDYIPGQFVEVSVAGIGEAPITITSSPTQKDGFELVIRKIGNVTNAVHNLQQGAKIGIRGPLGDGTYPVEEAKGKNLVFICGGIGLVPQRAFINYVLDNRDDYGEVTILQGTKCYDQRLFVDEVAAWEKRDDVTMLETIDEPDDCWKGNVGVVTKLIPKVKTDLKSAVVLVCGPPVMYKFVLMSLEEYDVPHSNIFLNLERKMKCGVGKCGHCQINDVYCCMDGPVFRYSDLATLPEAI
- a CDS encoding Ni/Fe hydrogenase subunit alpha; the protein is MAKTVNVNVHHVTRVEGHGNIVVNATDGKVEKVEWQVPEAPRFFEAMVRGRSYEDIQTIVSRICGICSITHSLASTKAVENAMGIKVSEQADKVRILMHYSEQLQSHVLHVGYLVAPDLFGLPSVVPLAAKAPDAVMAVIRLHRLANEWSDLIAGRTTHPVTLTPGGLTKFPTEKELRELLERLKNCVADLKAVAEAVLSAASNIPDFTRETEYVSLKQDNPPTYTFYHGDITSTDYDGAVSIHDWQSVANEYMNDQSTAKWTKWHRESYTVGALARFNNNAPLLSPMAKDVAKMFGLAQGCCNPFMNSVAQIVEAVHVVETSIALIDELLTTGLKPETVKVSPKAGKASGCVEAPRGILFHQYEFDRKGNCVGADICIPTNQNHAAIQQDFEKFVPEILDEGEDAVRLKLEMLVRSYDPCISCSTHMLNVQFVR
- a CDS encoding response regulator transcription factor, with translation MGQGRILIIDDDPDITEAMTVVLENKGYEVRSAADGSEGMDRIKEGRPDLIILDVMMRTRQEGFEFARELKGAADYKDIPILMLTAVKDKTGLDFKANAGDQAWLPVEEFLDKPVKPNVLLEKVQTLLAKR
- a CDS encoding redox-sensing transcriptional repressor Rex encodes the protein MRYHKIPDETVRRLPIYLRGLMFSAEKGNEHISSQSLAAFVGVHSHQIRKDFSYFGDFGTPGVGYNIGKLAREIQRILRLDVIRRAALIGVGDLGSALLAYPGFRTYGLDIVAAFDADPEKIGHTINGVEVEDVSGVDSLAEREIFLAIVAVPRQVAQETVDRLVGAGIKGILNFAPCRVEAPKRVKVITLDIAMELARLPYYMPAS
- a CDS encoding pyridoxamine 5'-phosphate oxidase family protein, with protein sequence MDLRDYFESTEGIGVLGTADAEGKVDLAIYARPHVVDDESVALIMSDRTSHDNIAANPHAAYLFVEAGKGYKGKRLYLTRTHEETDPERIEAVRRRSRKGHDRGDAPKFLVHFKVDNVRSLVGD